Proteins from one Algicella marina genomic window:
- the dnaN gene encoding DNA polymerase III subunit beta: MKISIERSALLKAMSRAQSVVERRNTIPILANVLIEAEGSAISFRATDLDIEIVDKSDAMVLQAGATTVGAHTLHDIVRKLPDGAMVELSDDGTSGRLEIRAGRSNFSLATLPKEDFPVMASSEYDCNFAIDATVLNRLFDKSKFAISTEETRYYLNGVYMHAADGADGPALRCVATDGHRLARIDAALPQGADNLPGVIVPRKTVLELGKLLADDTQIAVSVSETKIRFATPEVTLTSKVIDGSFPDYSRVIPQGNTKRLEVDAAEFAKAVDRVSTVSSERSRAVKLVLDEDRLVLSVNAPDSGAAEEELAVAYADEPLEIGFNAKYLQEIADQVDRENAVFLFNSAGDPTLMREGNDESAVYVVMPMRV, translated from the coding sequence GAAAATAAGCATAGAGCGTTCAGCCCTTCTGAAAGCCATGAGCCGCGCCCAATCCGTCGTCGAGCGGCGCAATACCATCCCCATTCTCGCCAACGTGCTGATAGAGGCCGAGGGTTCGGCGATCTCTTTCCGGGCCACCGATCTGGATATCGAGATTGTCGACAAATCCGATGCCATGGTCCTGCAGGCCGGGGCCACTACGGTTGGCGCCCACACGCTGCATGACATCGTCCGCAAGCTTCCGGATGGCGCAATGGTTGAACTTTCTGATGACGGCACGTCAGGCCGGCTGGAAATCCGCGCCGGGCGGTCGAACTTCTCGCTGGCCACATTGCCCAAGGAAGATTTCCCGGTGATGGCCAGTTCCGAGTACGACTGCAATTTTGCTATCGATGCAACGGTCCTCAACCGGCTGTTCGACAAGTCGAAATTCGCGATCTCCACCGAGGAGACTCGCTATTATCTGAACGGTGTCTACATGCACGCAGCCGACGGTGCCGATGGTCCGGCCTTGCGCTGCGTGGCCACCGACGGCCACCGGCTCGCCCGGATCGACGCGGCGTTGCCGCAGGGCGCGGACAACCTTCCCGGTGTCATCGTCCCGCGCAAGACGGTGCTGGAACTGGGCAAGCTATTGGCGGATGACACCCAGATCGCCGTTTCCGTGTCTGAAACCAAGATCCGCTTCGCCACCCCCGAGGTGACCCTCACCTCAAAGGTGATCGACGGCTCCTTCCCCGATTATTCCCGTGTCATCCCGCAGGGCAATACCAAACGGCTGGAAGTGGACGCGGCCGAGTTCGCAAAGGCGGTAGATCGCGTTTCCACCGTCTCCTCCGAGCGCTCGCGGGCAGTGAAACTGGTTCTGGACGAGGATCGCCTCGTCCTTTCTGTCAATGCGCCGGACAGTGGCGCGGCTGAGGAAGAACTGGCCGTCGCCTACGCGGATGAACCGCTGGAGATCGGCTTCAACGCCAAGTACCTTCAGGAGATCGCCGATCAGGTAGATCGGGAAAACGCGGTCTTTCTGTTCAATTCCGCCGGTGATCCGACGCTGATGCGCGAGGGCAACGACGAAAGCGCTGTCTATGTCGTCATGCCGATGCGGGTCTGA
- the recF gene encoding DNA replication/repair protein RecF (All proteins in this family for which functions are known are DNA-binding proteins that assist the filamentation of RecA onto DNA for the initiation of recombination or recombinational repair.), which translates to MAHLTHLTLSHFRSYKQATFAVGARPIALFGPNGAGKTNVLEAISLLSPGRGLRRAAPEEIARAPEAVGWKIKAELDGMGHTHEIESRMEPGQSRLTRIDGKAAPQTALGRLMRILWLVPSMDRLWLDGASERRRFLDRMTMSFEPGHADATLAYEKAMRERNRLLKDQVRDAAWFAGLEAQMAEHGAAIHANRAMTLDRIASAQAGAATAFPQADLALDEVSTAQDKATLVTALAENRPRDLAAGRTLIGPHRSELQAIFAAKATPARLCSTGEQKALLVSLILANARALAEDLGAPPILLLDEVAAHLDAGRRAALYDEICALRAQAWLTGTGAELFAELGDRADHFEVAESNVGSRVKQVG; encoded by the coding sequence ATGGCCCATCTCACGCATCTCACCCTCTCGCACTTTCGTAGCTACAAGCAGGCGACTTTTGCGGTGGGGGCCCGGCCCATCGCGCTCTTCGGGCCCAATGGCGCCGGAAAGACCAATGTGTTGGAGGCGATTTCGCTGCTGTCTCCCGGTCGCGGCCTGCGCCGCGCCGCTCCGGAGGAAATCGCGCGCGCGCCAGAGGCGGTAGGTTGGAAGATAAAGGCCGAACTCGATGGCATGGGCCACACCCACGAAATCGAGAGCCGGATGGAACCAGGCCAGTCCCGGTTGACACGGATCGACGGCAAGGCCGCACCGCAGACGGCGCTCGGCCGGCTGATGCGCATTCTCTGGCTGGTTCCGTCCATGGACAGGCTGTGGCTCGACGGCGCATCGGAACGGCGGCGTTTTCTTGATCGCATGACCATGAGTTTTGAGCCGGGTCATGCCGACGCGACCTTGGCTTACGAAAAGGCGATGCGCGAGCGTAATCGACTGCTGAAGGATCAGGTCCGCGACGCCGCGTGGTTCGCCGGGCTGGAAGCGCAGATGGCCGAACACGGCGCCGCGATCCATGCCAACCGGGCAATGACACTGGATCGCATTGCCTCCGCTCAGGCCGGGGCGGCAACGGCGTTTCCCCAGGCCGATCTGGCGTTGGACGAAGTTTCGACAGCGCAGGACAAGGCAACGCTCGTCACGGCGCTAGCCGAAAACCGCCCGCGTGATCTCGCCGCTGGCCGCACTCTCATCGGCCCGCACCGCAGCGAGTTGCAGGCGATATTCGCCGCCAAGGCCACACCCGCCCGTCTGTGTTCCACCGGTGAGCAAAAGGCGCTGCTGGTGTCGCTGATCCTTGCCAATGCCCGCGCCCTGGCCGAGGATCTGGGCGCTCCGCCGATCCTGCTGCTGGACGAGGTGGCGGCACATCTCGATGCCGGACGTCGTGCCGCGCTCTACGACGAAATCTGCGCCCTTCGTGCCCAGGCATGGCTGACAGGCACCGGCGCGGAACTTTTTGCCGAACTGGGCGACAGGGCAGATCACTTTGAGGTCGCCGAAAGTAACGTAGGCTCGCGGGTAAAGCAGGTCGGCTGA
- a CDS encoding VOC family protein, producing MIPQRITLITLGVADLAVARAFYARLGWQEHPSSQESVAFYQMHGAVFGLFGREDLAADQGRPGADLGTGAATLAQNFATEAEVNAAYAAALSAGATALKSPEKVFWGGYSGYWADPDGHVWEVAMNPFWLLADDGSLTLPETP from the coding sequence GTGATACCCCAACGCATTACCCTTATCACTCTTGGTGTGGCCGACCTCGCCGTCGCCCGTGCCTTCTATGCAAGGCTTGGCTGGCAGGAACATCCCTCCAGCCAGGAAAGCGTTGCCTTCTACCAGATGCACGGCGCCGTTTTCGGTCTGTTCGGAAGGGAGGATCTGGCCGCCGATCAGGGTCGCCCCGGCGCGGATCTTGGCACCGGTGCGGCGACCCTTGCCCAGAATTTTGCAACCGAGGCGGAGGTGAATGCCGCCTACGCGGCGGCACTGTCCGCCGGCGCTACGGCGCTCAAGTCGCCAGAGAAAGTCTTCTGGGGCGGTTACTCTGGCTACTGGGCTGATCCCGACGGACATGTCTGGGAAGTTGCGATGAACCCGTTCTGGCTTTTAGCTGACGACGGCTCGCTGACATTGCCGGAGACGCCGTGA
- a CDS encoding LysE family translocator — translation MTLGLSELALYTFALFILFLTPGPVWVALIARALSGGFHAAWPLALGVVIGDVLWPLLAIFGVSLIVSVYADFLTVLRYAGALIFLVMGFSLIRHADKVIGKDSRLTRPGMMAGFLAGLLVILGNPKAILFYMGVLPGFFDITSVTAWDIAAICAISALVPFVGNLCLAAMLGRVRALLSSPKALRNMNLSAGILLIGVGLFIAVA, via the coding sequence GTGACGCTTGGCCTTTCGGAACTTGCGCTCTACACCTTCGCGCTGTTCATCCTGTTTCTTACCCCAGGCCCCGTCTGGGTGGCGCTGATCGCACGCGCACTTTCAGGCGGTTTTCATGCCGCCTGGCCGCTGGCACTGGGCGTCGTGATCGGCGATGTGCTTTGGCCGTTGCTGGCGATCTTCGGTGTCAGCCTGATCGTCAGCGTTTACGCCGATTTCCTGACGGTACTGCGCTATGCGGGTGCGTTGATCTTCTTGGTGATGGGCTTCAGTCTGATCCGCCACGCGGACAAGGTCATTGGCAAGGACAGCCGCCTCACCCGGCCCGGAATGATGGCGGGGTTTCTCGCCGGATTGTTGGTGATCCTCGGCAATCCCAAGGCGATCCTGTTTTACATGGGTGTCCTGCCGGGCTTCTTCGACATTACCTCTGTTACCGCATGGGACATCGCTGCGATCTGCGCGATTTCGGCGCTGGTGCCCTTTGTCGGCAACCTCTGTCTTGCGGCGATGCTGGGCCGCGTTCGGGCGCTGCTCTCCTCGCCGAAGGCACTGCGAAATATGAACCTTTCGGCCGGAATTCTGCTGATCGGCGTGGGCCTTTTCATCGCGGTGGCATGA
- the gyrB gene encoding DNA topoisomerase (ATP-hydrolyzing) subunit B, which translates to MSENEQPKEEYGADSIKVLKGLEAVRKRPGMYIGDTDDGSGLHHMVYEVVDNGIDEALAGHADTVSVTIHADESVSVSDNGRGIPVDIHEEEGVSAAEVIMTQLHAGGKFDSNSYKVSGGLHGVGVSVVNALSDWLELRIWRNGKEHVARFEGGFTTEHLKVVGDANGRRGTEVRFLASTDTFSNRNYIFKTLEHRLRELAFLNSGVRITIRDERGAEAQETELVYEGGVKEFVRYLDRSKTPLLPEPIFVEGTRDDIGVEVAMWWNDSYHENVLPFTNNIPQRDGGTHMAGFRGALTRTINNYVGSSGLAKKEKVTLSGDDAREGLTCVLSVKVPDPKFSSQTKDKLVSSEVRPAVEGLMNEKLAEWFEENPTEARHIVGKIVEAAQAREAARKAREMTRKSAMSVASLPGKLADCQEKDPAKSEIFLVEGDSAGGSAKQGRSRHNQAVLPLRGKILNVERARFDRMLGSQEIGTLITALGTGIGRDEFDIDKLRYHKIIIMTDADVDGAHIRTLLLTFFYRQMPELIDGGYLYIAQPPLYKVARGKSEVYLKDQPALEDYLIEMGLENTTLHLGNGTVVAGGDLARVVAEAREARTYLNAFPTLYPRPILEQTAIAGAMLPGRLDNDPQGTADNVAARLDAIATEYERGWQGRPTQDAGLRLFRTLRGVEEVRTLPGPVLRGGEARRLGAMTDSLQEIYGQLPNLVRREKIIPISGPLTLLAAIMTEGEKGLSLQRYKGLGEMNPGQLWETTLDPEARTLLQVRVDQVDDANEVFTKLMGDVVEPRRAFIQENALSVENLDI; encoded by the coding sequence ATGTCCGAAAATGAGCAGCCCAAGGAAGAATACGGTGCCGATTCCATCAAGGTTCTGAAGGGCCTTGAAGCCGTGCGCAAACGGCCCGGCATGTACATTGGCGACACGGATGACGGCTCCGGCCTGCACCACATGGTCTACGAGGTCGTGGACAACGGCATCGACGAGGCTCTGGCTGGCCATGCCGACACCGTCAGCGTGACAATTCATGCCGATGAAAGCGTCTCCGTTTCCGACAACGGGCGCGGCATTCCCGTGGACATTCATGAGGAAGAGGGTGTCAGCGCCGCCGAGGTCATCATGACCCAGCTTCACGCAGGTGGGAAATTCGACAGCAATTCCTACAAGGTGTCGGGTGGCCTGCACGGCGTCGGCGTGTCTGTCGTCAACGCCCTGTCGGATTGGCTTGAATTGCGCATCTGGCGCAACGGCAAGGAGCATGTGGCGCGGTTCGAGGGTGGTTTCACGACCGAGCACCTGAAAGTCGTGGGTGACGCCAATGGCCGGCGCGGCACGGAAGTACGCTTTCTTGCCTCTACTGATACGTTTTCCAATCGCAACTACATCTTCAAGACGCTGGAACACCGGCTGCGGGAACTGGCATTCCTCAATTCCGGTGTCCGGATCACAATTCGCGATGAGCGGGGTGCGGAGGCACAGGAGACCGAACTGGTCTACGAGGGCGGCGTGAAGGAATTTGTGCGGTACCTCGACCGCTCCAAAACGCCCCTGTTGCCGGAGCCGATCTTCGTTGAAGGCACGCGCGACGACATCGGCGTGGAAGTGGCGATGTGGTGGAACGACAGCTACCACGAGAACGTGCTGCCCTTCACAAACAACATTCCGCAGCGCGACGGCGGCACGCACATGGCCGGCTTCCGCGGCGCTCTGACGCGGACGATCAACAACTATGTCGGCTCGTCTGGCCTGGCGAAGAAGGAAAAGGTCACGCTGTCGGGCGATGATGCGCGCGAGGGGCTGACCTGTGTGCTCTCGGTCAAGGTGCCGGATCCGAAGTTCAGCAGCCAAACCAAGGACAAGCTGGTTTCATCCGAGGTACGCCCCGCCGTCGAGGGACTGATGAACGAGAAACTCGCCGAGTGGTTCGAGGAAAACCCGACCGAGGCCCGCCACATCGTCGGCAAGATCGTCGAGGCCGCGCAGGCCCGGGAAGCCGCGCGCAAGGCGCGGGAGATGACGCGCAAATCCGCCATGTCCGTCGCCAGCCTGCCCGGCAAGCTGGCCGACTGTCAGGAGAAGGACCCCGCGAAATCCGAGATCTTCCTCGTGGAGGGTGACAGTGCCGGCGGCTCCGCCAAGCAGGGACGCTCGCGCCACAACCAGGCTGTGCTGCCCCTGCGCGGCAAGATTCTGAACGTGGAGCGGGCGCGCTTCGACCGGATGCTCGGCAGTCAGGAAATCGGCACGCTGATCACCGCGCTCGGCACTGGCATCGGCCGCGACGAGTTCGACATCGACAAGCTGCGCTATCACAAGATCATCATCATGACTGATGCGGATGTTGACGGCGCCCATATCCGCACTCTGCTGCTGACGTTTTTCTACCGCCAGATGCCCGAACTGATCGATGGCGGCTATCTCTACATCGCACAACCGCCACTCTACAAGGTCGCGCGCGGCAAGTCAGAGGTCTATCTCAAGGATCAGCCGGCGCTGGAGGATTACCTTATCGAGATGGGGCTGGAGAACACCACGCTTCATCTGGGCAACGGCACCGTCGTCGCCGGTGGCGACCTTGCGCGAGTGGTGGCGGAGGCGCGCGAGGCGCGGACCTACCTCAACGCCTTCCCGACGCTCTATCCCCGCCCGATCCTAGAACAGACGGCGATTGCCGGTGCCATGCTTCCCGGCAGGCTGGACAATGATCCGCAGGGCACAGCCGACAACGTCGCCGCTCGTCTGGACGCTATCGCCACGGAATACGAACGTGGATGGCAGGGGCGCCCGACGCAGGATGCCGGTCTGCGCCTGTTCCGCACACTGCGTGGGGTCGAGGAAGTACGCACCCTGCCCGGCCCCGTATTGCGCGGTGGCGAGGCGCGACGCCTTGGAGCCATGACTGACAGTCTGCAGGAAATCTATGGGCAATTGCCCAATCTCGTGCGGCGCGAAAAGATCATCCCGATCTCAGGCCCGTTAACCCTGCTCGCTGCCATAATGACGGAGGGAGAGAAGGGCCTTTCGCTCCAGCGCTACAAGGGGCTGGGAGAGATGAACCCCGGTCAGCTCTGGGAAACCACGCTGGACCCGGAGGCCCGCACGCTGTTGCAGGTGCGTGTCGACCAGGTTGATGACGCTAACGAGGTCTTCACCAAGCTGATGGGTGACGTGGTGGAACCGCGACGCGCCTTCATTCAGGAAAACGCCCTCAGTGTCGAAAATCTCGACATCTGA
- a CDS encoding GGDEF domain-containing protein → MGTLKATAMGADNNGMSNSGPPPGVDSDFSIFDTIPNPIFVKDESLRYLFVNESFESFYGISRSAIIGRSDASVFHDRDIQRLEREDEDVIAAGGTLESRETVRSDHGFAREVVIRKSRHRNASGNFILVGILHDVTEIARANERLEASQSFLHQQSRQLYRLATTDPLTECYNRRALFEAVEQREKLHTPPVCLLILDIDHFKTINDNSGHAVGDAVLVHFAHSVRSILRPQDMFVRFGGDEFAVLMPATSRLDGLAVAERIRRHLAEKPLQDGDAVVPLTVSIGVAGSEDTDSGVDLPALLRNADEALYRAKNDGRNLVRQAQ, encoded by the coding sequence ATGGGGACGTTGAAAGCGACGGCGATGGGCGCGGACAATAATGGCATGTCGAACAGCGGTCCGCCGCCAGGCGTCGACAGCGATTTCAGCATCTTCGATACGATTCCGAACCCGATTTTCGTGAAGGACGAAAGCCTTCGTTACCTGTTCGTCAATGAATCGTTTGAGAGTTTCTATGGAATCTCTCGCTCAGCCATCATTGGCCGCAGTGACGCTTCGGTGTTCCATGATCGCGATATTCAGCGTTTGGAACGCGAAGACGAGGACGTGATCGCCGCCGGCGGTACGCTAGAAAGCCGGGAAACGGTCAGGTCCGATCATGGTTTTGCGCGCGAAGTTGTCATCCGCAAGAGCAGGCACCGCAACGCCAGCGGCAACTTCATCCTCGTCGGCATCCTGCACGACGTGACGGAGATCGCCCGCGCCAATGAACGGTTGGAAGCGAGCCAGAGTTTCCTGCATCAGCAATCCCGTCAGCTCTATCGCCTCGCGACAACCGATCCCTTGACGGAGTGTTATAACCGGCGTGCATTGTTCGAGGCCGTCGAACAGCGGGAAAAGCTGCACACGCCTCCGGTCTGCCTCCTGATCCTTGATATCGATCACTTCAAGACCATAAACGATAACAGCGGCCATGCCGTCGGCGATGCGGTTCTTGTCCATTTCGCACATTCGGTCCGCAGCATACTGCGGCCGCAGGACATGTTTGTGCGCTTCGGGGGCGATGAGTTCGCGGTGCTGATGCCGGCCACATCCCGCCTTGACGGATTGGCTGTGGCGGAGCGTATCCGCCGCCATCTGGCTGAAAAACCGCTTCAGGATGGCGATGCCGTCGTTCCATTGACGGTCAGCATCGGCGTGGCAGGCAGTGAGGATACCGATTCCGGCGTCGATCTGCCTGCCCTTTTGCGCAATGCGGATGAAGCACTGTATCGAGCCAAGAATGATGGCCGGAACCTCGTGCGCCAGGCGCAATAA
- a CDS encoding HU family DNA-binding protein, translating into MAQKPMTKTQLVAALAEKTDSDKTTANSMLAALTEIVTDEVAAGGAVTLPGLGKFACRERPARMVRNPATGEQVHKDADRVAKVTIAKALKDVINA; encoded by the coding sequence ATGGCCCAGAAACCAATGACAAAAACTCAGCTCGTTGCCGCGCTGGCGGAAAAGACCGATAGCGACAAGACGACAGCAAATTCGATGCTCGCCGCTCTCACCGAGATCGTGACTGACGAAGTAGCAGCCGGTGGCGCAGTGACGCTGCCCGGACTTGGCAAATTCGCCTGCCGTGAGCGCCCGGCGCGCATGGTTCGGAACCCCGCCACGGGCGAGCAGGTTCACAAGGACGCCGACCGCGTTGCCAAGGTAACGATTGCCAAGGCTCTGAAAGACGTCATCAACGCCTGA
- a CDS encoding AMP nucleosidase, whose protein sequence is MKPSSLPELPLISPEEDGPREHISADAAVRDLMERYQTAVEFLRQQFSDIMHGREARGRYRAYYPRITLTTSSYAKIDSRLSFGHVAEPGWYGATITRPDLFENYLKQQIGLLLENHNVPVVVDNSPTPIPLHFAMEPGTHVEGSIEDYLARPLRDLFDVPDLNTTDDSIVNGQGAADDTGMRPLAPFRAQRVDYSLARLAHYTATLPEHFQNHVLFTNYQFYMDEFVAYAETAIRDPESGYVALVSPGNHVQTRNGEDGMASAKMPQMPTYHLTRADGSGITMVNIGVGPSNAKTITDHIAVLRPHVWLMLGHCAGLRNSQSLGDYVLAHAYVREDHVLDDDLPVWVPIPALAEVQVALEEAVEAVTNLEGYELKKIMRTGTVATIDNRNWELRDQSGPVHRLSQSRAIALDMESATIAANGFRFRVPYGTLLCVSDKPLHGELKLPGMATQFYKTQVAQHLLIGIRTMETLREMPLERLHSRKLRSFEETAFL, encoded by the coding sequence TTGAAGCCGAGCAGCCTGCCGGAACTGCCGTTGATTTCACCGGAAGAAGACGGACCTCGCGAACACATTTCTGCTGATGCAGCGGTTCGTGACCTTATGGAGCGATACCAGACGGCGGTGGAGTTCCTGCGCCAGCAATTCAGCGACATCATGCACGGTCGGGAAGCGAGGGGGCGTTATCGCGCCTATTATCCCAGGATCACGCTGACGACATCCAGCTACGCGAAAATCGACAGCCGTCTTTCATTTGGCCATGTTGCCGAGCCGGGATGGTACGGGGCCACGATTACCCGTCCTGATCTGTTCGAGAACTACCTAAAACAGCAGATCGGCCTATTGCTCGAAAATCACAATGTTCCGGTGGTGGTCGACAATTCACCGACGCCGATTCCGCTGCATTTTGCAATGGAGCCGGGAACGCATGTCGAAGGCTCCATTGAGGATTATCTGGCCCGCCCATTGCGCGACCTGTTCGACGTGCCGGACCTGAACACCACCGACGACAGTATCGTCAACGGTCAAGGTGCGGCGGATGACACGGGCATGCGGCCGCTGGCACCGTTCCGTGCGCAACGGGTGGATTACTCCCTGGCGCGGCTGGCGCATTATACGGCGACATTGCCAGAGCATTTTCAGAACCACGTGCTTTTCACCAACTATCAGTTCTACATGGACGAGTTCGTGGCCTATGCGGAGACCGCGATCCGCGACCCGGAGTCCGGCTATGTGGCACTGGTCTCGCCGGGCAACCATGTGCAGACCCGCAATGGCGAAGATGGCATGGCATCCGCGAAGATGCCGCAGATGCCGACCTATCACCTGACACGGGCCGACGGCTCCGGCATTACCATGGTCAACATCGGCGTGGGTCCATCCAATGCCAAGACAATCACCGACCACATCGCCGTGCTCCGCCCGCATGTCTGGCTTATGCTTGGCCACTGCGCTGGGCTGCGCAACAGCCAATCGCTCGGCGATTACGTGCTGGCCCATGCCTACGTACGGGAAGATCACGTGCTGGATGACGACCTGCCGGTCTGGGTACCGATCCCGGCACTGGCCGAGGTGCAGGTGGCGCTGGAGGAAGCGGTGGAAGCCGTCACAAACCTCGAAGGCTACGAGCTGAAGAAGATCATGCGCACAGGAACAGTTGCTACGATCGACAATCGCAACTGGGAGTTGCGGGACCAGTCCGGCCCGGTGCACCGGTTGAGCCAGAGCCGGGCAATCGCGCTGGACATGGAGAGTGCCACGATCGCGGCGAACGGCTTTCGCTTCCGTGTGCCTTACGGCACGCTACTGTGTGTTTCCGACAAGCCGTTGCACGGGGAATTGAAGTTGCCGGGCATGGCCACGCAATTTTACAAAACGCAGGTAGCACAACATCTGCTGATCGGAATTCGCACCATGGAGACCCTGCGTGAGATGCCGCTGGAGCGGCTGCATTCTCGTAAGTTGCGCTCCTTCGAGGAAACCGCATTCCTCTAG
- a CDS encoding Crp/Fnr family transcriptional regulator, translating to MQFLDECHVQIYHQRTRILTEGLKPESVYMVAHGTIDIFNESPLGHRVLLHRAGQGEIVGDIEMLAEEPCVATCETSETATLLICSRKQFLTAIAADKQFLRNLMKIISLRLDRSNQFKVVDRCYPIEQRLCSYLQYLSLRTPVITENQHFLAELIGCSRQTINRELRALRDLGVISTQNSRIEVLDPERLADLAQSRLPD from the coding sequence ATGCAGTTTCTGGATGAATGTCACGTCCAGATATATCATCAACGCACACGTATTCTCACAGAAGGATTGAAGCCGGAATCTGTCTACATGGTCGCCCACGGCACCATCGACATCTTCAACGAAAGCCCGCTTGGTCATCGCGTCCTGCTGCACAGGGCTGGACAGGGGGAAATTGTCGGCGACATCGAGATGCTGGCCGAGGAACCCTGCGTCGCAACCTGCGAAACCAGTGAGACGGCGACCCTGCTGATCTGTTCACGCAAACAGTTTCTGACGGCGATTGCGGCTGACAAGCAGTTCCTGCGCAATCTCATGAAGATCATCTCGTTGCGCCTTGATCGGTCCAACCAGTTCAAGGTGGTCGACCGGTGCTATCCAATAGAACAGCGGCTTTGCTCCTATCTTCAGTACCTCAGCTTGCGCACTCCCGTGATCACCGAGAACCAGCACTTCCTTGCGGAACTCATCGGTTGTTCCCGCCAGACCATCAACAGGGAACTGCGGGCACTGCGCGACCTGGGGGTTATCAGCACCCAGAACAGCCGGATTGAAGTATTGGACCCGGAGCGACTGGCCGATCTAGCCCAATCCCGGCTGCCGGACTGA
- a CDS encoding carbon-nitrogen hydrolase family protein: MKDTLRIAMAQMCSSTSHAENIATVAGFAEEARSAGAEVLALPEVAGLMNRDAKTAREVITLPEDDPFIEGCQKIAADHRLWIHNGSTPVLAGDGRFLNQSALIDPTGRLLGRYSKIHLFDADIPGGKPIRESSRFAPGDAAVLAETPWGPWGLSICYDLRFPQLYRDYAQAGATLLFVPSAFTVPTGRAHWEVLLRARAIETGAYVVAAAQGGKHEDGRETWGHSMIVNPWGEVLADMGHNGPSLKIVDLPIGKVAEARRNIPSLANGRPYNMARVR; encoded by the coding sequence ATGAAAGACACGCTTCGTATTGCAATGGCCCAGATGTGTTCCAGCACTTCGCACGCCGAAAACATTGCCACTGTGGCCGGATTTGCCGAAGAGGCGAGGTCGGCTGGTGCAGAGGTTCTGGCGCTGCCGGAAGTGGCGGGGTTGATGAACCGGGATGCGAAGACGGCGCGGGAAGTAATCACGTTGCCGGAGGACGACCCGTTCATCGAAGGCTGCCAGAAGATCGCTGCGGACCACAGGCTGTGGATTCACAACGGATCGACACCGGTGTTGGCCGGCGACGGGCGGTTCCTGAACCAGTCGGCACTGATCGACCCGACGGGGCGGCTTCTGGGTCGATACTCCAAGATCCACCTATTCGATGCCGACATACCCGGCGGCAAGCCGATACGGGAGAGCAGCCGTTTCGCGCCGGGCGACGCGGCGGTGCTCGCGGAAACGCCCTGGGGACCGTGGGGGCTGAGCATCTGCTACGATCTGCGCTTTCCGCAATTGTACAGGGACTATGCGCAAGCCGGGGCGACACTGTTGTTCGTGCCGTCGGCCTTCACCGTGCCAACGGGGCGCGCGCATTGGGAGGTGTTGCTGCGGGCGCGGGCGATCGAGACGGGCGCATATGTTGTTGCCGCCGCACAGGGTGGAAAGCACGAGGATGGCCGGGAAACATGGGGGCACAGCATGATCGTCAATCCGTGGGGGGAGGTGCTGGCCGACATGGGCCATAACGGACCATCACTCAAAATCGTCGACCTGCCGATCGGCAAAGTGGCCGAGGCAAGGAGGAACATCCCATCGCTGGCCAATGGTCGGCCTTACAATATGGCCCGCGTGCGATGA